Proteins encoded together in one Acholeplasma hippikon window:
- a CDS encoding TIGR00282 family metallophosphoesterase, whose protein sequence is MKILFIGDIYGEAGVNYLLENISYLRQTYQPNLIIANAENAKEGRGITLKIYKELMKSGISLLTMGNHTWKNKELETFIEGSNVIRPINDRSNKGNGYKIIKYNDKKILVLNALGRAFMAEEYDNPFLMVKEVLEKETYDYSILDFHAETTSEKVAMAHFLDGKIDAVVGTHTHIQTNDNMKYPKGTLYISDIGMTGPMWGVIGVDKDIIVNRFVYAESVPNQVAKGPRQINAVLITLEPTRKIEKIHLEEMS, encoded by the coding sequence ATGAAAATATTATTTATCGGAGATATCTACGGTGAAGCTGGGGTCAATTATTTATTAGAAAATATAAGTTATCTCAGACAAACCTACCAACCAAATTTAATCATTGCCAATGCCGAAAATGCTAAAGAGGGAAGAGGTATTACATTAAAGATTTATAAAGAACTGATGAAATCAGGCATAAGTCTTTTAACCATGGGGAATCATACCTGGAAGAATAAAGAATTAGAAACTTTTATTGAAGGTTCAAATGTTATTCGTCCAATTAATGATCGATCAAATAAAGGTAATGGCTATAAAATCATTAAGTATAATGACAAAAAAATATTAGTCTTAAATGCACTAGGTCGTGCTTTTATGGCAGAAGAATATGATAATCCATTTTTAATGGTAAAAGAAGTTTTAGAAAAAGAAACTTATGACTACTCAATTTTAGATTTTCATGCTGAAACAACATCTGAAAAAGTTGCAATGGCTCATTTTTTAGATGGCAAAATTGATGCAGTAGTTGGCACGCATACGCACATTCAAACCAATGATAATATGAAGTATCCTAAAGGAACTTTATATATATCAGATATAGGCATGACTGGTCCAATGTGGGGAGTTATTGGAGTAGATAAAGATATCATCGTCAATAGATTTGTTTATGCAGAAAGTGTCCCAAACCAAGTAGCCAAAGGACCAAGACAAATCAATGCAGTTTTAATCACTTTAGAACCAACTAGAAAAATTGAAAAAATACATTTAGAAGAAATGTCATAA
- the recA gene encoding recombinase RecA, which yields MSDDNKKQQALELALKQIEKQFGKGSIMKLGDEADHSIEVIPTGSIALDVALGIGGYPRGRIIEIYGPESSGKTTLTLHAMASAQKQGGTVAFIDAEHALDPTYAKALGVNLNSLILSQPDTGEQALDIAEALIKSGSIDMIVIDSVAALVPENELNGDMSANHVGLQARMMSQAMRKLSGVISKTNVVAIFINQIREKVGIMFGNPETTTGGRALKFFSSVRLEIRKAESIKVGNDITGIRSNVKVVKSKVAPPLKTASIDIIYGTGISRSGEILDMAVELDFVNKSGAWFNIGDERLGQGRENARAYLENKPELLDELEAKILEHYNIKK from the coding sequence ATGAGTGATGATAATAAAAAACAGCAGGCCTTAGAACTTGCGTTAAAACAGATTGAAAAACAATTCGGTAAAGGTTCAATTATGAAACTTGGTGATGAAGCAGATCACTCAATCGAAGTTATTCCAACAGGGTCAATTGCATTAGATGTTGCACTAGGCATTGGTGGATATCCAAGAGGAAGAATCATTGAAATTTATGGACCTGAATCTAGTGGTAAAACAACATTAACTTTACATGCAATGGCAAGTGCCCAAAAACAAGGTGGCACGGTTGCATTTATTGATGCTGAACACGCCTTAGATCCAACATATGCAAAAGCCTTAGGTGTAAACCTAAACAGTTTAATTCTTTCACAACCAGATACAGGAGAACAAGCACTTGATATTGCAGAGGCTTTAATTAAGTCTGGTTCAATTGATATGATTGTTATTGACTCGGTTGCTGCGTTAGTACCTGAAAACGAATTAAATGGTGATATGTCTGCAAACCATGTTGGTTTACAAGCACGTATGATGAGCCAAGCAATGAGAAAATTATCAGGCGTGATTTCAAAAACAAATGTGGTTGCAATTTTCATTAACCAAATTAGAGAAAAAGTTGGTATTATGTTTGGTAACCCAGAAACAACAACTGGCGGTAGAGCACTTAAGTTCTTTTCATCTGTTCGTTTAGAAATCAGAAAAGCAGAATCAATTAAAGTTGGTAATGATATTACGGGTATTCGCTCTAACGTGAAAGTTGTTAAATCTAAAGTTGCGCCACCATTAAAAACAGCATCAATTGATATTATCTATGGAACTGGCATTTCAAGAAGCGGAGAAATTCTTGATATGGCAGTTGAATTAGATTTTGTTAATAAGAGTGGTGCTTGGTTTAATATTGGTGATGAACGTTTAGGTCAAGGTAGAGAAAATGCAAGAGCATACCTTGAAAATAAACCTGAATTATTAGATGAATTAGAAGCGAAAATTTTAGAACACTACAATATCAAAAAATAG
- a CDS encoding 3'-5' exonuclease, which yields MNLNYKKILIFDFETTGLSPISDRVIEVGAILLEKNDLVYEVKERLDLLIKQEKPISDFITNLTGITNEMLAKDGVDEEIAFNMLNNLIDDETLLVAYNLAFDIGFLFNMYQRYISKNYAIKNDILDCMAVYKDRYEYPHKLLNAVERFNLVNENAHRASDDALATFKVLEKLAEAEDNLSLYVNVLGYNPKYREPDTFFFKQIIKKIPQGMRGLREIEKARK from the coding sequence ATGAATTTAAACTATAAGAAAATTTTAATCTTTGACTTTGAAACAACTGGATTATCTCCAATTTCAGATCGTGTAATTGAAGTAGGGGCGATTCTACTTGAAAAAAATGATTTAGTGTATGAAGTCAAAGAAAGACTAGATTTATTAATTAAACAAGAAAAACCAATTTCTGACTTTATCACAAACTTAACTGGCATCACAAATGAAATGCTAGCAAAAGATGGAGTTGATGAAGAAATCGCCTTTAACATGTTAAATAACTTAATTGATGATGAAACTTTACTCGTTGCATATAATTTAGCATTTGACATCGGATTCTTATTTAATATGTACCAACGTTATATTTCTAAAAATTACGCGATTAAAAATGATATTTTAGACTGTATGGCTGTTTATAAGGATAGATATGAATATCCACATAAATTATTAAATGCAGTTGAGCGTTTTAATTTAGTAAATGAGAACGCACACCGTGCATCAGATGATGCATTAGCAACTTTTAAAGTTTTAGAAAAGTTAGCTGAAGCAGAAGATAACTTAAGTTTATATGTGAATGTTTTAGGCTATAATCCAAAATATAGAGAACCAGATACATTCTTCTTTAAGCAAATTATAAAAAAAATCCCTCAAGGGATGCGTGGCTTAAGAGAAATAGAGAAGGCAAGAAAATAA
- a CDS encoding ABC-2 family transporter permease, with product MAQFDKGGHLIVKGKQYQIGDLVGKLIYIPGNHLANYLQDIGLNIPRKLRMGVLKNVLRQSVEKTIEERKSLADEMGYRLTWFSRYTDSQLVNLLEWYKSPSLSRKYLEEFWVVLLGHLVEKGVSENDLLYLFEEATKAETTHVLPQSKQFNQQIEDVLYDEKGEIDGVTQDAFRPVTYKASTLTELRAIDDKFDAPIPKRLKKQEVLDIILVKLRERGQLTRELEDKLSGQNILLLERYAKDNDIKVSTELKKEEIIEYILSNAKETKEAYFVPASSAVYEKQVDEVEESFTSEVTSNLEETVQEEKMEEVKEETKEEVKEEIKQEVIEKEVVKEVYRESVDYKPEFERLAKAFEQLAVAFEKKEFVVNINPVVSIDEPTKPVQVDNAQIIKELLKEEEDFPVNIQPTQASQQPVVVQQIGEALGVPVQTPVEVKKNKKGEVVAEAPFAPIKVGKQFKMAKGLSKLAGLFALLSSIIWLAFAVVVLPIENFSQLDFINGYIPFYDLTQINVWYLVGGGAFLFLMNLILAIRLFKVKLKRASAIFFGIIELATGFGITGLLMLIGSFRKAQPIYKPHPQDGVGRIVEAINNLGTNLGGKKQKGESGKKAGRAIFMIFFVILAIVFAVLLILFLIWRLDFTYGYENIEVMNFGPWLRDNIIIKLFGKSHFKS from the coding sequence ATGGCTCAATTCGACAAGGGTGGTCATTTAATTGTTAAAGGAAAACAATATCAAATTGGGGACTTAGTGGGCAAACTCATTTATATACCTGGAAATCATTTAGCTAATTACCTACAGGATATTGGATTAAATATTCCGCGTAAATTACGCATGGGAGTATTAAAAAATGTTTTACGTCAATCAGTTGAAAAGACGATTGAAGAGAGAAAATCATTAGCAGACGAAATGGGATATCGTTTAACATGGTTCTCTAGATATACTGATTCACAATTAGTTAATTTACTTGAATGGTATAAGAGCCCATCTCTTTCTAGAAAATATTTAGAAGAGTTTTGGGTTGTTTTATTGGGTCATTTAGTAGAAAAAGGCGTTTCTGAAAACGATCTTTTATATTTATTTGAAGAAGCTACTAAAGCTGAAACTACGCATGTTTTACCTCAATCAAAACAATTTAACCAACAAATTGAAGATGTTTTATATGATGAAAAAGGGGAAATTGATGGGGTTACCCAAGATGCATTCCGTCCTGTTACATATAAAGCCTCTACTTTAACTGAGTTAAGAGCAATCGATGATAAATTTGATGCACCAATTCCAAAACGTTTGAAAAAGCAAGAAGTATTAGACATCATCTTAGTTAAATTACGTGAACGAGGACAATTAACTAGAGAATTAGAAGATAAGTTATCAGGCCAAAATATTCTATTATTAGAACGTTATGCTAAAGATAACGATATTAAAGTTTCAACAGAACTTAAAAAAGAAGAAATTATTGAATACATCTTATCAAATGCTAAAGAAACAAAAGAAGCTTACTTTGTTCCAGCCTCATCAGCAGTTTATGAGAAACAAGTTGATGAAGTTGAAGAATCATTTACTTCTGAAGTGACAAGCAACTTAGAAGAAACGGTACAGGAAGAAAAGATGGAAGAAGTTAAAGAAGAGACTAAAGAAGAAGTTAAAGAAGAAATAAAACAAGAAGTTATTGAAAAAGAAGTTGTTAAAGAAGTATATCGTGAATCAGTCGACTACAAACCGGAGTTCGAAAGATTAGCGAAAGCGTTTGAACAACTAGCAGTAGCTTTTGAAAAGAAAGAGTTTGTTGTAAATATTAATCCAGTTGTATCAATTGATGAACCAACAAAACCGGTTCAAGTTGATAATGCACAAATAATTAAGGAACTTTTAAAGGAAGAAGAAGACTTCCCAGTAAATATTCAACCAACTCAAGCATCACAACAACCAGTTGTAGTGCAACAAATTGGTGAAGCATTAGGCGTTCCGGTTCAAACACCAGTTGAAGTAAAGAAAAATAAAAAAGGTGAAGTAGTTGCTGAAGCGCCATTTGCACCAATTAAAGTTGGCAAACAATTTAAGATGGCTAAAGGTTTAAGCAAACTTGCTGGGTTATTCGCATTACTATCATCAATCATTTGGTTAGCATTTGCAGTTGTAGTTTTACCAATTGAAAACTTCTCACAACTAGACTTTATTAATGGTTACATCCCATTCTATGATTTAACTCAAATTAATGTTTGGTACTTAGTAGGTGGAGGCGCATTCCTGTTCTTAATGAACCTAATCCTTGCAATTCGCCTATTTAAAGTGAAATTAAAACGCGCTAGTGCAATTTTCTTTGGTATTATTGAGTTAGCAACAGGATTTGGTATCACAGGTTTACTGATGTTAATTGGTTCATTTAGAAAAGCACAACCAATTTACAAACCACATCCACAAGATGGTGTAGGTCGAATTGTTGAAGCAATCAATAATTTAGGTACAAACCTAGGTGGTAAAAAACAAAAAGGTGAATCTGGTAAGAAAGCTGGTAGAGCAATCTTCATGATCTTCTTTGTGATTCTAGCAATTGTGTTTGCAGTACTATTAATCTTATTCTTAATTTGGAGATTAGATTTCACTTACGGATATGAAAATATTGAGGTCATGAACTTTGGTCCATGGTTAAGAGATAATATCATTATCAAACTTTTTGGTAAATCACACTTCAAATCATAA
- a CDS encoding ABC transporter ATP-binding protein → MKQVKKVWKYIKRYKKNLILSIICMLIVQALGLVAPLIVKNILDEQLVGITRTWYETTDTTGVLYDGRYYAQDEVNENPLTIVISSGKYYAVFDEVATGNQQIKDGKLIVTTFEGEEILYDVSLLSGKEVRTFYSPFIKPITILLILLFARYFLHILFLFIQRISTSVITVNVVRDARLDAVAALQRMPMTYFENEPAGKIANRIITDVNGMINLFSTLMNLLLNATLAVVFAYIGMFYLDAKLALWTFIIFPLVYFWLKYFVYHLNLIAQRVSESASMITAKLNEIINGINILQIFNYQEQTEKEFSEVNNEYRKEQLKEQKLHLTIGWNMIRFIGLMVTAFIVGYFGFQSLTVSGFVVTAGTIYAYNDYLSRLVEPLQTLFREIGNLQLALVRTDRIFTIIDAEQEDGSFEKMPRLKGDIKFDNIWFSYKKDKPVLKGVNLDVPSGQMIGVVGHTGSGKSTMMSLLLRFYDLKEGDLGNVYVDDVDIRTYSKRTYRQHIGMILQDPMIYKGTIASNVRFGTDATDEEVESIIREIGGGHMIDKLPNGIHQEVMRGGGNLSVGEKQLISFARAVVHNPSILIMDEATANIDTETETLIQTALNKVKEGRTTIVIAHRLSTIKHANKIVVLENGIKVEEGTHDELLLNNKQYAAIYRSQTKITD, encoded by the coding sequence ATGAAACAAGTCAAAAAAGTATGGAAATATATCAAAAGATATAAGAAAAATTTAATCCTATCAATTATTTGTATGCTAATCGTTCAAGCCTTAGGATTAGTTGCACCATTAATTGTAAAAAACATCTTAGACGAACAATTAGTAGGTATTACAAGAACTTGGTATGAAACAACTGATACGACAGGTGTTTTATATGATGGAAGATATTATGCACAAGATGAAGTGAATGAAAACCCATTAACAATTGTGATTTCAAGTGGAAAATACTATGCAGTATTTGATGAAGTAGCTACCGGGAATCAACAAATTAAAGATGGAAAATTAATTGTTACCACTTTTGAAGGTGAAGAAATTTTATATGATGTGTCTTTACTTTCAGGTAAAGAAGTTAGAACTTTCTATTCACCATTTATTAAACCAATTACCATTTTATTAATTCTTTTATTTGCTAGATACTTCTTACACATTTTATTCTTATTTATTCAAAGAATATCAACCTCTGTCATTACTGTAAATGTTGTTAGAGATGCCAGATTAGATGCAGTAGCAGCACTACAAAGAATGCCGATGACCTATTTTGAAAATGAACCTGCAGGTAAAATTGCGAACCGTATCATTACAGATGTAAACGGAATGATTAACTTATTCTCAACCTTAATGAACTTACTATTAAATGCAACATTAGCGGTTGTGTTCGCATATATTGGGATGTTCTATTTAGATGCAAAACTAGCATTATGGACATTTATTATTTTCCCATTAGTATACTTTTGGTTAAAATATTTCGTATATCATTTAAATTTAATTGCGCAAAGAGTATCAGAATCAGCTTCAATGATTACAGCAAAACTTAATGAAATAATCAATGGTATTAATATTCTACAAATATTTAACTATCAAGAACAAACAGAAAAAGAATTTTCCGAAGTTAATAATGAATATCGAAAAGAACAATTAAAAGAACAAAAACTTCACTTAACTATTGGATGGAACATGATTCGTTTTATTGGGCTCATGGTAACAGCTTTCATTGTTGGTTACTTTGGATTCCAAAGTTTAACAGTAAGTGGATTTGTTGTTACAGCAGGTACAATTTATGCGTATAATGATTATTTATCAAGATTAGTTGAACCTTTACAAACGCTATTTAGAGAAATTGGGAACCTTCAATTAGCATTAGTAAGAACAGATAGAATATTTACTATTATTGATGCAGAACAAGAAGATGGATCATTTGAAAAGATGCCTAGATTAAAAGGTGACATTAAGTTTGATAATATTTGGTTCTCGTATAAAAAAGATAAACCGGTATTAAAAGGTGTAAACTTAGATGTTCCGAGTGGCCAAATGATTGGTGTTGTTGGTCACACAGGTAGTGGTAAATCTACAATGATGAGCTTGCTTTTACGTTTTTATGACTTAAAAGAAGGTGATTTAGGAAATGTTTATGTAGATGATGTTGATATTAGAACATATTCGAAACGTACATATCGTCAACATATTGGAATGATTCTTCAAGACCCAATGATCTATAAAGGAACAATTGCAAGTAACGTTAGATTTGGTACAGATGCAACTGATGAAGAAGTGGAATCAATTATTAGAGAAATTGGTGGCGGTCATATGATTGATAAATTACCAAATGGTATTCATCAAGAAGTTATGCGTGGAGGTGGTAATTTATCTGTGGGTGAAAAACAACTCATTTCATTTGCTAGAGCAGTCGTGCATAATCCATCAATTTTAATTATGGATGAAGCAACAGCTAATATTGATACAGAAACCGAAACACTCATTCAAACAGCTTTAAATAAAGTAAAGGAAGGGCGTACAACAATTGTTATTGCGCACCGTCTTTCGACAATTAAACATGCTAATAAAATTGTAGTTTTAGAAAATGGTATTAAAGTTGAAGAAGGTACACATGATGAACTACTTCTTAACAATAAACAATATGCTGCGATTTATCGTTCACAAACTAAAATAACTGATTAA
- the pgsA gene encoding CDP-diacylglycerol--glycerol-3-phosphate 3-phosphatidyltransferase — protein MTTANKLTLLRVFMIPLMVIVLYLEPLKVQTEFLNMTWSTIIFSVLFVLASLTDFLDGYIARKYNQITTFGKFLDPIADKVLVFTALLHLMMVMPNRVPLWTVMIILVREFMVTGVRLLAVEKGTVIAASKWGKYKTASTMVAIIILLFNDFGLTSLNANLVWIGNIVYYIAVFFTIYSGWDYLYKNRQVILESV, from the coding sequence ATGACAACAGCAAATAAATTAACATTACTTAGAGTATTTATGATACCGTTAATGGTCATCGTATTATACCTCGAACCACTTAAGGTTCAAACAGAATTTTTAAATATGACATGGAGCACAATTATTTTTTCAGTGCTATTTGTCTTGGCGAGTCTAACTGACTTTTTAGATGGTTATATTGCAAGAAAATACAACCAAATTACAACATTTGGTAAGTTCTTAGACCCGATTGCGGATAAGGTATTAGTATTTACTGCATTATTACATTTAATGATGGTAATGCCTAACCGTGTTCCTCTTTGGACTGTGATGATCATTTTAGTTAGAGAGTTCATGGTTACTGGTGTAAGATTATTAGCAGTAGAAAAAGGTACAGTTATTGCCGCTTCAAAATGGGGTAAATATAAGACTGCCTCAACAATGGTTGCAATCATTATTTTATTATTTAATGATTTCGGCTTAACAAGCTTAAATGCTAACCTTGTATGGATTGGAAATATTGTTTACTACATTGCAGTATTCTTCACAATTTATTCAGGTTGGGATTATTTATACAAAAATCGACAAGTAATTCTTGAAAGTGTATAA
- the rny gene encoding ribonuclease Y: protein MFNTLFSVGTSELITFILLIVLGIGVGGVVGYFLRVAHHEKSLARSREEANRIIEDGKKEAEKTKREHVFEAKQEILALRKEFDNDVRERRQVVLNLEEKVSQREITLNNRSQYLDKREEGLDLKEQKLDERKVQLDNQYSKVEELVKEQEAKLVAIAQLTKEQAKDLIMAQVRDSISNEIATYIREEEDKAKNIVQTKSKELLALAMQKYASETTSERTVSVVEIPNEDMKGRIIGKEGRNIRTLEALTGVDLIIDDTPEAVVLSGFDPVRREIAKRALTILVQDGRIHPGRIEEVVERARMEIDMFIREAGEEAVFKTAIGKVHPDLIKLLGRMSFRTSYGQNVLKHSIEVAFLAGKLAAEIGEDEILARRAGLFHDIGKAVDHEVEGSHVTIGVDIVSRYKEPKEVIDAIASHHGDVEPQSIIAVLVAAADALSAARPGARSESMDTYMKRLSQLEEISNAVPGVDKSYAIQAGREVRVIVQPEKIDDLGIVNVARTIKEKIEESMTYPGTIKVTVIREKRATDVAK from the coding sequence ATGTTTAACACATTGTTCTCAGTCGGAACATCGGAACTAATTACCTTCATTTTGCTAATCGTCCTAGGAATAGGTGTTGGTGGCGTCGTAGGTTATTTCCTACGTGTAGCACATCATGAGAAGAGTTTAGCTCGTTCTCGTGAAGAGGCTAATCGTATTATCGAAGACGGAAAAAAAGAAGCTGAAAAAACAAAAAGAGAGCATGTTTTTGAAGCAAAACAAGAGATTTTAGCGTTACGTAAAGAATTTGATAATGATGTTCGTGAAAGACGTCAAGTCGTTTTAAACCTTGAAGAAAAAGTATCTCAAAGAGAGATTACTTTAAATAATAGATCTCAATATCTAGACAAGCGTGAAGAAGGCTTGGATTTAAAAGAACAAAAATTAGATGAACGTAAAGTACAACTTGATAATCAATATAGCAAAGTGGAAGAATTAGTTAAAGAACAAGAGGCTAAGTTAGTTGCTATTGCTCAGTTAACAAAAGAGCAAGCTAAAGACTTGATAATGGCTCAAGTGAGAGATTCTATATCAAATGAAATAGCGACTTATATCCGTGAGGAAGAAGATAAAGCTAAGAATATTGTTCAAACAAAGAGTAAAGAATTATTAGCATTAGCTATGCAAAAATATGCTTCTGAGACAACATCTGAAAGAACAGTTTCAGTTGTAGAAATTCCAAATGAGGATATGAAAGGTAGAATCATTGGTAAAGAAGGAAGAAATATTAGAACACTTGAAGCTCTCACAGGGGTTGACTTAATTATTGATGATACACCGGAAGCAGTCGTGCTTTCAGGCTTTGATCCAGTAAGAAGAGAAATAGCTAAGCGTGCATTAACGATTTTAGTCCAAGATGGTAGAATTCATCCAGGTAGAATTGAAGAAGTTGTAGAAAGAGCTAGAATGGAAATTGATATGTTCATTCGTGAAGCCGGTGAAGAAGCAGTATTCAAAACTGCAATCGGTAAGGTTCATCCAGACTTAATCAAACTATTAGGTAGAATGAGTTTTAGAACGTCTTATGGTCAAAACGTATTAAAACACTCAATTGAAGTTGCTTTCCTTGCAGGGAAATTAGCAGCCGAAATTGGTGAAGATGAAATTCTTGCAAGAAGAGCAGGTTTATTCCATGACATCGGTAAAGCCGTTGATCATGAAGTTGAAGGTTCACACGTTACAATCGGTGTTGATATTGTTTCAAGATACAAAGAACCTAAAGAAGTTATTGATGCAATCGCATCACACCATGGTGATGTTGAACCACAATCAATTATCGCAGTATTAGTTGCAGCAGCGGATGCCTTATCAGCTGCAAGACCTGGTGCACGTAGCGAATCAATGGATACCTATATGAAACGCTTAAGTCAATTAGAAGAAATTTCTAATGCGGTTCCTGGTGTTGATAAATCATATGCTATTCAAGCAGGACGTGAAGTACGTGTTATCGTTCAACCTGAAAAGATAGATGATTTAGGTATTGTAAATGTTGCTCGTACTATTAAGGAAAAGATTGAAGAATCTATGACTTATCCGGGCACAATTAAAGTTACAGTTATTCGTGAAAAACGCGCAACTGATGTAGCTAAATAA
- a CDS encoding ABC transporter ATP-binding protein, with amino-acid sequence MINILKKVSWFIKQEWKAYTLMFFFLMLIGILALSPAYVLGLAIDTIVSKNLTIRSLISILSVLILIPVGRYTSSFIYNYTVNKTSQKLAYTFRQNYLKKLFSMDADFYEKYQKGDLISRATSDLDSITVAATSMLEGIVLNTGMIIFAISIMAFTISWKLTLISVTVMPIGLTVLNIIRMKKRQYVKKHREIYANMTEKILESVEGQKTIRAYVQEDNDLEAQKKAITQDIESWRYIINYENRLTPLFETVYGIAYILAFVFGSIFIINQEITIGQLITFISYVGILYGPIIAISGVFQQINNATVAVDRYEEIMRLEPVVDNDKQPDHIMTFDTIEFRGVTFKYPFDTHPTINDINLTIKNGQTIGVVGPTGSGKSTLIRQLLREFDVTSGNIYIDNKNIKKYVISDIRNMVGYVPQAHMLFRRGVDDNIFIGNSSASIDQLKRAIQIADFEKDIAYLSDGLNTKVGEGGATLSGGQKQRLSIARALIKDPEILILDDSLSAVDANTEENIIEKLKQFRRNKTNIIIAHRFSAIREADLIIVMDQGRIIDQGTHEELLKRDGWYKEQYIQQISMK; translated from the coding sequence ATGATAAACATATTAAAAAAAGTAAGTTGGTTTATTAAACAAGAGTGGAAAGCATACACGCTCATGTTTTTTTTCCTGATGTTGATTGGCATCTTAGCACTTTCACCAGCCTATGTCTTAGGACTTGCGATTGATACGATTGTATCTAAAAATTTAACCATACGCAGTCTTATATCAATTCTTAGTGTATTAATTTTAATTCCAGTGGGACGTTATACCTCATCATTTATTTATAACTACACTGTAAATAAAACAAGTCAGAAGTTAGCTTATACATTTAGACAAAACTATTTAAAGAAATTATTTAGTATGGATGCAGATTTCTATGAGAAGTATCAAAAAGGGGATTTAATATCTCGTGCAACATCAGATTTAGATTCAATCACTGTTGCTGCAACATCCATGCTTGAAGGGATTGTGCTTAATACCGGAATGATTATATTTGCTATTTCCATTATGGCATTTACAATTTCTTGGAAATTAACGCTAATCTCTGTTACAGTTATGCCAATCGGCTTGACAGTTTTAAACATTATTCGTATGAAAAAACGTCAATATGTTAAAAAACATAGAGAAATTTATGCGAATATGACTGAAAAGATTTTAGAATCTGTTGAAGGTCAAAAAACAATTCGTGCGTATGTGCAAGAAGATAATGACTTAGAAGCACAAAAGAAAGCAATTACTCAAGATATCGAATCATGGCGATACATTATTAACTATGAAAACAGATTAACGCCATTATTTGAAACCGTATATGGAATTGCTTATATTTTAGCGTTTGTTTTTGGTTCGATTTTTATCATTAATCAAGAAATTACAATTGGTCAATTAATTACATTCATTTCTTATGTAGGTATTTTATATGGACCAATCATTGCAATCTCAGGTGTCTTCCAACAAATCAATAATGCGACAGTTGCTGTTGACCGTTATGAAGAAATTATGAGGTTAGAACCTGTAGTTGATAATGATAAGCAACCAGATCATATCATGACATTTGATACGATTGAGTTTAGGGGTGTGACATTTAAGTATCCGTTTGATACCCATCCAACGATTAATGATATTAACTTAACGATTAAAAATGGTCAAACCATAGGCGTTGTTGGTCCAACAGGTTCAGGTAAATCAACACTCATCAGACAATTGTTACGTGAATTTGATGTTACTTCAGGAAACATATATATTGATAATAAAAACATTAAAAAATATGTCATTTCAGATATTAGAAATATGGTTGGGTATGTTCCTCAAGCACACATGTTATTTAGACGTGGCGTAGATGATAATATCTTTATTGGTAATTCAAGTGCATCGATTGATCAATTAAAACGAGCGATTCAAATTGCTGACTTTGAAAAAGACATTGCGTATTTATCTGATGGTTTAAATACAAAAGTAGGTGAAGGTGGAGCAACACTTTCTGGTGGTCAAAAACAAAGATTATCAATTGCAAGAGCCTTGATTAAAGATCCTGAAATTTTAATTTTGGATGATTCATTATCTGCAGTAGATGCAAATACTGAAGAAAACATTATTGAGAAGTTAAAACAATTTAGAAGAAATAAAACAAATATAATTATTGCTCACCGCTTCAGTGCAATTCGTGAAGCTGATCTAATTATTGTAATGGATCAAGGTAGAATCATTGATCAAGGAACACATGAAGAATTACTTAAACGTGATGGTTGGTATAAAGAACAATATATCCAACAAATCAGTATGAAGTAG
- the rpsT gene encoding 30S ribosomal protein S20 yields MANIKSQIKRIVINEKRHQANVAFKSSYKTACKAVEAAVKANDKEKAVSALSFAYKKLDKGQAKGIFHKNFVARHKATLANLVNSL; encoded by the coding sequence GTGGCTAATATTAAATCTCAAATCAAACGTATCGTGATTAATGAAAAACGTCATCAAGCAAACGTTGCATTCAAGTCTTCATACAAAACTGCTTGTAAAGCTGTTGAAGCAGCTGTTAAAGCAAATGATAAAGAAAAAGCAGTATCTGCATTATCTTTCGCATACAAGAAGTTAGATAAAGGACAAGCTAAAGGAATTTTCCACAAGAACTTTGTTGCTCGTCATAAAGCGACTTTAGCAAACTTAGTTAACTCTTTATAA